The following are encoded in a window of Psilocybe cubensis strain MGC-MH-2018 chromosome 4, whole genome shotgun sequence genomic DNA:
- a CDS encoding Transcriptional regulator NRG1, which produces MPRVESVKHISAQFYHSQFSNSQYLHDSSSSSASPPLSPVSAHQTHHSHSNSNSSNTSSSAASTTPGAKKKHVCGTCDRAFTTSGHLARHSRVHTGERNHKCPFPGCETRCSRQDNLQQHYRIHLSPGSRRSSTRAGSTGRILKKGSLPPPPSSSATPSSNGSNNHTTASTPLSMEPSLPVTPPLSPPPALEPARLYAHHGSHHHTQNHHGHHDVSPPDSPPPLAHATLPATATLPLPLRTGSHSPLSASAASPQLSSYSSSSPHHSHSQSHSQHHHHQQTHHMAPMSSHSQNQNQSQSQSYSNANTSHHGNNSTTNGSSSSSGYSYRHATTTYQEQSPSQSGNGAGYTYVHTTPIAPAPHLSSSSSSASPGASSSSSHSHSHSHSHSSSVGGYASSSSSSSVQHDGYPPIATIQQEGQQSQSRGHSPHSRHSISHISHPQSQASYSQHPQSSSAGSASPSSYSVFQHQQQQQQVEGSSYHHSMVQQPQQSVEQHHHAHQQTLGYTSSLHGATSASGSVSPTSSTSVVAGNSVSGARFNASPPPILAPIQQQSERYLRRESDVGVMQPQPQQAQHRLPLPFGQAHAQAQAAQAQAQAAQVQASSYIHHTQSQPMGGDSYYHQQQHHQQQQQQQQYGHHQQQYGHQSQHAHPHAHHSLSHGAWKTESGMRRSVGATLV; this is translated from the exons ATGCCTCGCGTCGAGTCTGTCAAACACATATCCGCCCAGTTCTACCACTCACAGTTCTCCAACTCCCAATATCTCCACGactcgtcctcatcctctgcGTCCCCACCGCTCTCCCCCGTCTCCGCCCACCAGACCCACCATAGTCACTcgaacagcaacagcagcaataCAAGCAGCAGCGCAGCCAGTACAACCCCGGGCGCCAAGAAGAAGCACGTATGCGGTACATGTGACCGGGCGTTCACCACCAGCGGCCATCTCGCCAGGCACTCTCGCGTACACACCGGTGAACGCAACCACAAATGCCCCTTCCCCGGTTGCGAAACGCGGTGCTCGCGCCAGGACAACTTGCAGCAGCA CTATCGGATCCACCTTTCTCCAGGATCTCGCCGTAGCTCGACTCGCGCAGGCTCAACTGGCCGCATCTTGAAGAAAGGCTCACTGCCTCCCCCGCCCTCCTCATCTGCTACACCCTCTTCAAATGGGTCAAACAACCACACCACCGCATCTACACCCTTGTCTATGGAACCCAGTCTTCCTGTGACCCCACCGCTCTCTCCTCCCCCTGCGCTCGAGCCTGCACGTCTGTACGCCCACCACGGCTCGCACCACCACACCCAAAACCACCACGGACACCACGACGTGAGCCCTCCAGACTCGCCACCTCCGCTCGCCCACGCTACTTTACCTGCAACAGCAAcactgccgctgccgctgcgcACGGGATCCCATTCGCCCTTGTCCGCATCGGCCGCGTCGCCGCAGCTCTCCTCGTACTCGTCTTCCTCCCCGCATCATTCGCATTCACAATCTCACTCtcagcaccaccaccaccagcagacACACCACATGGCACCGATGTCCTCGCATTcccagaatcagaatcaaagTCAAAGCCAGAGTTACTCCAACGCGAACACGAGTCACCACGGTAATAATAGCACCACCAACGGCTCGAGTTCCAGCTCGGGCTATTCTTATAGGCATGCGACGACGACGTACCAGGAGCAGTCGCCGAGCCAGAGCGGGAACGGTGCGGGGTATACGTACGTGCATACCACGCCGATAGCCCCTGCGCCGCACCtgtcctcgtcttcgtcgtctgcCTCTCCGGGCGcttcgtcctcgtcttcgcattcgcattctcattctcattcgcACTCGTCGTCGGTTGGAGGGTAtgcatcgtcgtcgtcgtcgtcttcggtGCAGCATGATGGGTACCCGCCTATTGCGACGATCCAGCAGGAGGGGCAGCAGAGCCAGAGCCGGGGGCACAGCCCGCACTCGCGGCACTCTATCTCGCACATTTCGCATCCGCAATCGCAGGCTTCGTATTCACAGCACCCGCAGTCGTCGAGTGCAGGTTCTGCCTCGCCCTCGTCCTACTCTGTTTTCCaacatcagcagcagcagcagcaggtggAAGGTAGCTCGTATCACCATAGTATGGTTCAACAACCGCAGCAGTCTGTTGAGCAGCACCATCATGCGCATCAGCAGACTTTGGGGTATACGTCGAGTCTGCATGGCGCGACGTCCGCGTCGGGATCGGTTTCGCCGACATCGAGCACAAGTGTCGTCGCTGGGAACAGTGTTTCGGGGGCACGGTTCAACGCGAGCCCGCCACCGATTTTGGCGCCTATTCAGCAGCAGTCGGAGAGGTATTTGAGGAGAGAGTCGGATGTGGGTGTTATGCAGCCGCAGCCTCAGCAGGCGCAGCATAGGCTGCCGTTGCCGTTTGGTCAGGCGCATGCACAGGCGCAGGCGGCTCaagctcaggctcaggcgGCTCAGGTGCAGGCGTCGTCGTATATCCATCATACGCAGTCCCAGCCGATGGGTGGTGATTCGTATTaccatcagcagcagcatcatcagcaacagcagcagcaacagcagtaTGGgcatcatcagcagcagTATGGACATCAGAGTCAGCATGCGCATCCTCATGCGCATCATTCGTTGAGCCATGGTGCGTGGAAGACGGAGAGTGggatgaggaggagtgtCGGTGCTACGCTCGTTTGA
- a CDS encoding Carboxypeptidase S, producing the protein MPRDAADHDGRRHWLAFAQLGSHDTLPVSTMEKSLPKYTDSTETTEAKKQHEPQLFPRPPIRTVVIFLLFCAVYYYVLFSAYLHEEEIRPAACQQPHPAALPSNLSSFTDAPGFAEAAAKRLAGAVMIPTMSFDDMGPVDEDERWKPFNDMHAYLRKTFPLTHSTLELDIVGGYSLVFTWRGSQSTELFQPLMLTGHIDVVPSLTSLDRWTYPPFSGTVDDEWIYGRGSGDCKNNVIGILTAVEHLISVGWTPKRTIILAFGQDEEISGPRGAASIGAHLEKIYGKNGIFMVIDEGGMNLETSYGAEFALPGIAEKGYLNVEIEVDMLGGHSSIPPPHTSIGILSKIVSAIEDSTVFQPHLEHASPIWGYLTCVAEHGDTNLVPSWIKGGVTSKHPNMAAIAKRFADMSVGNQYLVQTSKAATIFNAGIKSNALAESARVLFNSRIDLFSSPAEVQEKYRKLIKPIAEKYSLLFEGNSVSQPPYIGNITVDWTSPHEPSPISPFKVESSRAWYIFSRAVQAAFGEGVITAPSAMTGNTDRRIFIAGALPEQAPNSTFTPSTRK; encoded by the exons ATGCCGCGGGATGCCGCCGATCATGATGGGCGTCGTCATTGGCTTGCATTTGCTCAACTCGGTTCTCACGACACTTTACCTGTCTCCACGATGGAGAAATCTCTACCCAAGTACACCGACTCTACTGAAACGACTGAAGCCAAGAAACAACATGAACCACAACTTTTCCCAAGACCTCCTATCCGGACGGTTGTGATATTTCTACTGTTCTGTGCTGTCTATTATTACGTCCTATTCTCCGCATACCTTCATGAGGAAGAGATAAGACCTGCTGCATGTCAGCAACCGCATCCTGCGGCGCTTCCATCTAATCTATCGAGCTTTACGGATGCACCGGGATTCGCAGAGGCAGCGGCGAAGAGATTGGCAGGGGCAGTGATGATCCCCACCAT GTCGTTCGACGATATGGGCCCCGtagatgaagatgaacgctGGAAGCCCTTCAATGACATGCATGCATATCTAAGGAAAACCTTTCCACTGAC ACACTCGACATTAGAACTGGATATAGTCGGAGGTTACTCATTAGTCTTTACTTGGCGGGGATCTCAATCGACCGAATTGTTCCAACCCCTGATGCTAACCGGTCATATTGATGTAGTACCCAG CCTTACTTCCCTGGACCGATGGACATATCCTCCTTTTTCTGGAACAGTAGATGATGAGTGGATCTACGGGAGGGGATCCGGAGACTGTAAAAACAATGTCATTGGTATTCTGACCGCAGTAGAGCACCTCATATCAGTTGGTTGGACTCCCAAAAGAACGATCA TTCTCGCTTTCGGTCAGGATGAGGAAATTTCTGGACCTCGAGGCGCGGCCAGTATTGGGGCCCACTTGGAGAAGATTTATGGAAAGAACGGTATTTTTATGGTCATCGACGAGGGTGGAATGAACCTCGAGACATCTTACGGAGCGGAGTTCGCCCTGCCAGGAATCGCTGAAAAGGGATACCTG AACGTAGAAATAGAAGTGGACATGCTGGGAGGCCA TTCTTCAATTCCTCCACCCCATACATCCATTGGTATTTTATCCAAGATTGTGTCAGCAATTGA AGATTCCACCGTGTTCCAACCCCACCTTGAGCACGCAAGCCCAATCTGGGGATACCTGACCTGCGTAGCTGAACATGGAGATACTAATCTCGTGCCTTCATGGATAAAGGGAGGAGTCACATCCAAGCATCCTAACATGGCGGCCATTGCCAAACGCTTTGCTGACATGTCTGTGGGGAATCAATACCTAGTCCAGACGTCGAAAGCTGCGACTATATTTAACGCCGGAATAAAG AGCAATGCACTTGCCGAGAGCGCCAGAGTGCTTTTCAACTCCCGCATTGATTTGTTCAGCTCTC CTGCTGAGGTCCAAGAAAAGTATCGGAAGCTTATTAAACCTATAGCTGAAAAATATTCTCTTCTATTCGAAGGCAATTCTGTTTCACAGCCCCCATACATCGGCAATATCACCGTTGATTGGACGAGCCCGCATGAACCCAGCCCTATATCTCCTTTTAAGGTCGAGAGTTCCCGTGCGTGGTATATCTTCTCCAGAGCTGTTCAGGCAGCGTTTGGGGAGGGTGTGATCACGGCTCCCAGTGCTATGACTGGAAACACAG ATCGCAGAATATTTATCGCTGGAGCCCTACCAGAGCAGGCACCAA ACTCAACATTCACACCGTCGACGAGAAAATAA
- a CDS encoding High-affinity glucose transporter, whose protein sequence is MTLQRSSYTVRYPRWMVGKRLLYSSSALASLGDAMFGYSQGIIAAAQVQPSFIRRMYGKDVTLEQVQAGVEGVDEFVQAIVVACLNLTALVASLAAAYICDILGRRMSIRIGGIIYLIASIIQIFMPNLATLIVGRCIQGLGVGMLSMTVPIYQCEIAPGHGRGLFVSIEYFCLNSGYALSAWVGYGFFFDMPSELSWRGPYIIQAILAVILVIWTFFLPESPRWLIKNDFKKEGFAAIADLHANGDLYDPLVGESYAAIEGAILLEDSMGQATWGQLFTQYTRRTIVGITCQLFAQFNGINAILYFLPENLTRAGFDIGQSLLYSGACALVYCAGTIPTMFFVDTWGRKSFLLFGSAGLVGSLALIGGLQFYVETLPLGNARISTADGIFAGEWGPVPWLLGAEVFPLRARAKGMALSTGVNWISNFVVAFITPPLFATLKAGYYFLLLGFSAISGIFVWLVYRETAGKTLEQLGEVFGDRDVTVKITNKEAARRAVGGEAGDSTGDGGGILGRGVVAEPLEIPGSTSTIELEGTSEVTLADPNDVKGEKQPAKEES, encoded by the exons ATGACACTACAGCGGAGCTCATACACCGTACGATATCCTAGATGGATGGTCGGAAAAAGGTTGCTTTACTCCTCTTCTGCACTGGCTTCTTTGGGCGATGCCATGTTTGGATACAGTCAAGGCATCATAGCTGCAGCGCAAGTGCAGCCATCGTTTATTCGGCGTATGTATGGAAAGGATGTCACGCTTGAACAGGTTCAAGCCGGAGTAGAAGGAGTTGATGAGTTCGTGCAAG CCATTGTGGTTGCATGCCTCAACTTGACTGCGCTTGTTGCATCGCTTGCAGCAGCCTATATTTGTGACATACTCGGCCGACGCATGTCGATTCGTATAGGGGGCATCATATACCTTATTGCTTCCATCATACAGATATTCATGCCGAATCTTGCCACTCTAATAGTCGGGCGTTGCATCCAAGGTCTTGGGGTTGGAATGCTGTCAATGACAGTCCCAATCTATCAGTGTGAAATTGCACCAGGCCATGGGCGAGGGCTGTTCGTGTCCATTGAATATTTTTGTCTAAACTCGGGCTATGCTCTTTCCGCATGGGTTGGCTatggtttcttttttgacaTGCCCTCAGAGCTATCGTGGAGGGGCCCATACATCATACAAGCCATCCTGGCAGTGATACTCGTAATCTGGACGTTCTTTCTCCCGGAATCCCCGCGTTGGCTCATCAAAAATGACTTCAAAAAGGAAGGCTTCGCCGCCATTGCCGATCTACATGCTAATGGCGACTTGTACGATCCTCTAGTAGGAGAATCCTATGCAGCCATTGAAGGAGCTATTCTTCTCGAGGATTCTATGGGCCAGGCTACTTGGGGACAGCTTTTCACCCAATACACCCGACGAACAATTGTAGGCATCACCTGCCAGCTGTTCGCGCAGTTCAATGGGATCAACGCTATCCTGTATTTCCTTCCTGAAAATCTTACACGAGCAGGCTTCGATATCGGACAGTCGTTACTCTATTCTGGCGCGTGCGCGCTTGTCTACTGTGCTGGCACTATTCCAACAATGTTCTTTGTCGACACCTGGGGTCGTAAATCATTCTTGCTGTTTGGAAGCGCTGGTCTCGTCGGATCTTTGGCGCTTATCGGTGGTCTTCAGTTCTATGTTGAAACTCTACCTCTAGGCAACGCACGAATAAGCACTGCAGATGGTATTTTTGCCGGTGA GTGGGGTCCTGTACCATGGCTTCTGGGCGCCGAAGTATTCCCCCTGCGCGCCCGTGCAAAGGGCATGGCTCTATCCACAGGTGTCAACTGGATATCAAACTTTGTCGTGGCTTTCATCACTCCACCGCTCTTCGCGACGCTCAAGGCCGGGTACTATTTCCTGTTGCTAGGCTTCTCTGCGATCTCTGGCATTTTTGTTTGGCTCGTATATAGGGAGACGGCAGGGAAGACCCTCGAGCAGCTGGGTGAGGTCTTTGGGGACAGGGACGTGACTGTCAAGATCACAAACAAGGAGGCTGCTAGACGTGCAGTGGGTGGTGAGGCTGGTGACAGTACTGGTGATGGGGGAGGGATACTGGGTCGAGGGGTCGTCGCGGAGCCACTTGAAATTCCCGGATCGACGTCGACAATCGAGCTCGAAGGGACGTCTGAGGTTACACTGGCGGACCCTAATGATGTCAAAGGCGAGAAGCAACCGGCGAAGGAAGAATCATGA
- a CDS encoding DNA ligase, which yields MPSDELEEISGIKPKVWLPDGQEREVSSQSSNSVYKVKRTFDHYYCVFIKFHQQGGSPVNARTCKHLRALLGDDYELARVKMKNPDGPQPKHTTKRQIKSTSKSNPTATTSSTASSKRKTRAADDDEGLQADEEDDKPPTKRSKVAPSSSKGKGKKTNADDDAEDAEDQADDDENENAPVGKAVPELLLANKWDLEKGLDPTGWWLSEKLDGVRTFYDGNQLISRLGNPFTPPNWFLDKLPKGVTLDGELYGGRGNFQSTVSIVKTVNSVHWKNISFQIFDVPSRGHEPFEERYKFLQETFGVGGVHAADQICVVEHELAKSRQHVLDKLKEVEGLGGEGLMLRKPQSVYEGKRSGSLLKIKTFYDAEAIVTGHAPGKGRNKGITGALMCKMESGKLFNVGSGLTDKIRKEPPKIGSIITYRFQELTRDGVPRFPSYIGLAVDKDRPKDAEIPEHRKAGAAGGSA from the exons ATGCCCTCAGACGAACTCGAGGAAATCAGTGGCATCAAGCCTAAAGTATGGCTACCTGACGGCCAAGAACGCGAAGTTAGCTCACAGTCCAG CAATTCAGTGTACAAGGTCAAACGAACGTTTGACCACTACTACTG TGTTTTCATTAAATTCCATCAACAGGGCGGTTCACCAGTAAATGCTCGCACATGCAAGCATCTCCGAGCCCTACTTGGTGATGACTATGAGCTTGCTCGCGTCAAAATGAAGAATCCAGATGGTCCCCAACCAAAGCACACTACCAAACGTCAAATAAAATCTACATCGAAATCTAATCCAACCGCAACCACATCTTCAACGGCCAGCTCTAAGCGCAAGACGCGTGCtgctgacgacgatgaaggaCTTCAAgcggacgaggaagatgacaAACCTCCAACAAAACGATCGAAAGTCGCTCCTTCATCATCgaaaggcaaaggaaagaaaactaATGCAGACGATGACGCCGAAGACGCCGAGGATCAAGCAGATGATGACGAGAATGAAAATGCGCCGGTTGGGAAGGCTGTCCCAGAGCTTTTGCTCGCAAACAAGTGGGACCTTGAAAAAGGTCTTGACCCGACAGGTTGGTGGCTGTCCGAGAAGCTCGACGGTGTTAG AACGTTTTATGACGGCAATCAACTTATCAGTCGACTTGGTAACCCATTTACTCCACCAAATTGGTTCCTCGACA AGCTCCCCAAGGGCGTTACACTCGATGGCGAACTTTACGGGGGTCGAGGCAACTTCCAGTCGACCGTGTCAATCGTAAAGACTGTCAACTCTGTTCATTGGAAAAACATCAGCTTCCAA ATATTTGATGTACCTTCGCGAGGGCATGAGCCATTCGAAGAGCGGTACAAGTTCTTACAAGAGACATTCGGCGTTGGCGGAGTACATGCAGCTGACCAGATCTGTGTGGTCGAGCACGAGCTGGCAAAAAGTCGGCAGCACGTCCTTGACAAGCTGAAGGAAGTTGAAGGGTTAGGGGGTGAAGGACTCATGCTTCGCAAACCTCAATC CGTTTATGAAGGAAAGCGCTCGGGAAGTCTCCTCAAAATCAAGACTTTCTACGATGCGGAAGCCATAGTCACTGGTCATGCACCTGGAAAAGGTCGTAACAAAGGAATCACCGGAGCACTTATGTGCAAGATGGAGTCCGGAAAA CTCTTCAACGTGGGCTCCGGTCTTACAGATAAAATTCGGAAAGAGCCACCCAAAATCGGTTCAATTATTACCTATCGCTTCCAAGAGTTGACAAGAGACGGTGTTCCTCG CTTCCCGTCTTACATCGGGCTTGCTGTCGACAAAGATAGACCCAAAGATGCTGAAATTCCCGAGCATCGCAAGGCTGGAGCTGCGGGCGGAAGTGCATGA